Proteins found in one Balneola vulgaris DSM 17893 genomic segment:
- the rplK gene encoding 50S ribosomal protein L11, which yields MAKKVERILKLQIVGGQANPAPPVGPALGQAGINIMEFCKAFNAKTQEKAGTVIPVEITVYADKSFTFKTKTPPAPVLLLKAAKLKSGSGEPNLKKVGTVTWSQCKEIAQEKMEDLNAFDIEAGAEMIAGTARSMGLRVNRDK from the coding sequence ATGGCTAAAAAAGTTGAAAGAATCCTGAAGCTCCAGATTGTTGGTGGACAGGCAAACCCTGCCCCTCCTGTTGGACCGGCTCTCGGTCAAGCGGGCATTAATATCATGGAGTTTTGTAAAGCCTTTAACGCTAAGACTCAGGAAAAAGCCGGTACTGTAATACCTGTTGAGATTACTGTGTACGCTGATAAGTCTTTTACGTTTAAAACGAAGACTCCACCAGCACCTGTACTTCTCTTGAAAGCAGCGAAATTAAAGTCCGGATCAGGTGAACCTAACCTTAAGAAGGTTGGTACTGTAACCTGGAGCCAATGCAAAGAGATCGCACAAGAAAAAATGGAAGACTTAAATGCGTTTGACATTGAAGCTGGTGCTGAGATGATTGCAGGTACGGCTCGTAGTATGGGTCTTAGAGTAAATCGCGATAAATAA
- the secE gene encoding preprotein translocase subunit SecE: MAKLSGVFDGVVNEFKKVAWPTQKELIDNTIIVIVFSIILSVFIFGVDQVYSTALEFIYK; this comes from the coding sequence ATGGCTAAACTATCAGGTGTTTTTGATGGCGTTGTAAATGAGTTTAAGAAAGTGGCATGGCCTACTCAAAAAGAACTCATTGATAACACAATCATAGTTATTGTTTTCTCGATCATCCTTTCTGTTTTCATTTTCGGAGTTGATCAAGTTTACAGTACCGCTTTAGAATTTATCTACAAGTAA
- the nusG gene encoding transcription termination/antitermination protein NusG, translating to MSNDLVHDWYVVRCFSSHEKKVKEFLDREIEEQGLSDKVQEVLVPTETVVEIRGGKKKTREKNFFPGYILLNTHYDEEVNNLVQSAPSCLGFLKVGKEQLIPQPLKKHEVKRIIGRVKETGEEMQNIEIPYSEGDLVKVISGPFKDFDGTVQEVNTDKLKLRVLVSIFGRRTPVEVDVNQVESAT from the coding sequence ATGAGTAACGATTTAGTGCATGACTGGTATGTAGTTCGCTGTTTTTCCAGTCATGAAAAAAAAGTAAAAGAGTTTCTTGATCGCGAGATAGAAGAGCAAGGGCTTAGTGATAAAGTGCAAGAGGTTCTTGTACCTACTGAGACTGTGGTTGAAATTCGCGGTGGTAAGAAAAAGACCAGAGAGAAGAACTTCTTTCCTGGGTATATACTTTTGAATACGCACTATGACGAAGAAGTTAACAACCTTGTACAAAGCGCACCTTCTTGCCTTGGTTTTTTGAAAGTTGGTAAAGAGCAACTTATACCGCAGCCATTAAAGAAGCACGAAGTAAAGAGAATTATAGGTCGAGTTAAAGAGACCGGAGAAGAAATGCAAAATATCGAGATCCCATACAGTGAAGGGGATCTTGTTAAAGTTATTTCGGGACCATTCAAAGATTTTGATGGAACCGTGCAGGAAGTAAACACCGATAAGTTAAAATTGAGAGTGTTGGTATCCATATTTGGACGCCGTACCCCTGTAGAAGTAGACGTGAACCAAGTGGAATCGGCTACTTAA